The nucleotide sequence GGAAAGCCGCGACCACCGCGGCGGCCTGGGCCGGATAGATGAACTGCCCCTTGACCTTGGCCGTGTCGTCCACCCGGCCGAGGATGCCGGCCAGCCGCGGCGAGGTCCGGCCGCAGGGGCAGGGCGTGTCGTCAAGCTTCGAGAGGTCGCCCGTGGCCAGCCGGATGAGCGGATAGGCGTCGGCAAAGGGCGTGAAGACCACCTCGCCCATCTCGCCCGGCGGCAGCGGGCGGCCGGTGCCGGGTTCGCATATTTCCAGGATGCCCCGGGAGCTGGCGTGCATGCCGGTGAGCGCGGCGCACTCGTAGGCGATGCAGCCTACGTCGGCCGTGCCGTAGCCCTGGCGGATGGTCATGCCAAAGGCGTCCTGGACTTTGTGGCGCAGGCTTTCGGGCAGCCGTTCGGCGGCCACGAAGGCGACGCGCAGGCCGAAGTCCCGTTTGGGGTCCAGGCCGTGCTCCCGGGCCTTGTCGGCGATGACGTCGAGGTAGCTGGTCATGCCGACGAAGCCGGTGACGGGCAGCCGGGTCATGAGGTCGATCTGGACGTCGGTGTTGCCCGGTCCGGCCGGGATGACGGCGCAGCCCAGTTCCAGCAGCGGCTCTTCCAGCATGAGGCCGGCCGGGGTCAGATGGTAGCTGAAGGTCATCTGGACCAGATCGCCCTTGGCGAATCCGGCGGCGTGGAAGGCCTCGGCCCAGCCCCAGTAGTCCGGCCCAGGGCCTTCGGGGTCGTAGAGCGGCCCGGGCGACTGGTAGATGCGCCGCAGGCCGGCGACGCCGCCAGTGAGCAGCCGGGCCAGTCCGGCCCCGCCGTCCTGCAGAGCCAGCAACTGTTTTTTGCCAAGGGGCGGAATGCGGGCGAAGTCGTCCCAGGAGGCGATGTCCTCGGGCGTCAGGCCGGCGGCGTCCAGGCGGGTTTGAAATTCCCTGCTGCGTTTGTAGGCGTGGCTGATCAGCCGGCGCAACCGGTCGAACTTGCGGGCTGCCGCGGCCTCGCGGTCCATGTTTTCCAGCGGATTGTAAAAGCCAGAATCGGGCTTTGTTGCTTCCATGATACGCCTCTTTTCTTGCCGGACTGTCCACGCCCGACCAATGGTCCGCCCATTGCCACAACGCCGCCACCTTTCCCCATTGCGGGGGTCCGGGGGCCTCAGGCCCCCGGCGGAGAGGTCCAGGAGAGGCAGCGCCTCTCCTGGCCGCCGGAGGCATCCCCCTTCCCCGCTCCCGCTCCGATCACCCCAGCCAGCGTTTGCGGCGGCGGTAGTGTTTGACGTCGCGGTAGCGGCGTTTCTCGCCGCCGTGGGACAGGCCGAGGTAGAACTCCTGCACGTCGGGATTGCCGAGGAGTTCTGCCGAGGTCCCGTCGAGGACGATGCGGCCGTTTTCCATGATGAATCCCACGTCGGCGATGCCCAGGGCCGCCCGGGCGTTTTGTTCCACGAGCAGGATCGTCACGCCGTCGTCGCGGTTGATGCGGCGGATGATGTCGAAGATTTCTTCCACCAAAAGCGGGGCCAGGCCCAGGGACGGTTCGTCGAGGAGGAGCAGCCGGGGTTTGGCGATGAGCGCCCGGCCGATGGCCAGCATCTGTTGTTCGCCGCCGGACATGTAGCCGGCCAGTTGCTGGCGGCGTTCCTTGAGGCGCGGGAAGTAGTCGTAGACGCGCTCCACGCCGGTCTTGAACTCCCCGGCCGGGCGGGTGACGCCGCCGCAGCGCAGGTTGTCCTCCACACTCATGTCCTCGAACACCCGCCGGCCTTCCATGACCTGGAACACGCCCAGGCGCACGATGCGCTCCGGGGGCAGGTGGTTAATGGGCGCGCCGTCGAAAACGATGCGGCCGTCGGTGACGGCCCCGTCCTCGCCGGCCAGGAGTCCGGAGATGGCCTTTAACGTGGTGGATTTGCCGGCGCCGTTGGCGCCGAGCAGGGCGGTGATGCCCCCCTGCCCGGCGCGCAGCGACAGCCCTTTGAGGGTCAGCGCCACGTCGTTGTAGACGACTTCGAGGTTTTCCACGGCGAGCAGGTCCACGGCGTCTATTTTCCCAGCCATTCGGGCTTGCGCTCCAGGGTTTCGGTGGCCGTTTCGACCATCTTGCCGCCTTCGACCTTATAGATGATGACCGCCATGTTGGGGCGGTGGTCGTTGGGGAAGAAGCTGATGGGCGGGGTCAGGCCCATGGGATCGTAGTCGCGCAGCGTTTCCAGGGCATCCTTGATGGCCGGTCCGGTGAGCGGGCCCTTGGCGGCGGCCTTTTTGAGGCCCTCGGCCATGACCAGCATGGAGGCGAACCCCCGGATGTAGTGGGTCATCTTGGGCGCGCCGCCGGTCATTTTCTCGATGACGGCCATGCCCGGCACCTTCTGGCCGTAGACCACGGCGGTCTGGAGGGAATACGCGCCGTTGGCGGCGTCGCCGGCGAGCTTGAACAAGCTCTCGTCCACGCCCCAGATGTTGCAGAAAAAGGTGGTCTTGAAGCCGAGCTTCTGGGCGTCCTTCATGATGACAGCGGCCGACGGCGTCGTGCCGCCGATCCAGACGTAGTCCGGGGCGAGCTTTTGCAGGCGCAGCATCTGGGCCATGGCGTCCATGGCGTTTAGGGCCACGGTTTCGTCGCCGACGATCTCAAAGCCCAGTTCCTTGGCGTATTCCTTGGCCGCCGGGATGGGAACCAGCCCGTAGGGGTGGTCGGGATAGACGAAGGCCACCTTGGGCGGGCGGGACTCCTTCCAGTTGGCCTTGAAATATTTGAGCGCCCCGCGAATCTGGGTGGAGTAGTCGGCGGCCACGAAGAAGTTGTACGGGGCCTTGGCCGGGTCGGTGAGGTGGGCGGAATAGGAGGCGGACAGGGTCGGGATCTGGTCCTTGCCCACGAACTTGGTCAGGGCTTCGGTGTCCTGGGTGCCCCAGCCTTGCAGGGCCACGATCTTGTCCTGGGAGGTGAAGCGCTTGTAGGCGGCCAAGGCCTGCTGGGCGTTGTAGGCGTAGTCCACCTCGATAAGGTTGATGGGCTTGCCGGCGATGCCGCCGTTTTCATTCAAATACTTGGCCGCGTCCTTCACACCCTCGGAGTAGGGCACGCCCACGGCCGAGGTCGGGCCGGACAGATCGGAGAGAAGCCCGATGTTGACGGTCTCCTGGGCCAGGGCCGGGCCGGCCAGGGTCAGGGTCCAGGCCAGGGCCAGCAGTTGCGCCATGCGTTTCATACATACCCCCACGTTTGCGTGTTGCGTTCCGGACTCGCCCGCCGGAACATCGTCCGATCCGCAGCGCCCGTGCGCCTTCTCCGGGTAAGGAAAGGCGTTGTTGCGTCAATGGGCAAAGGGATAGAGCTTCCAATAGGCCTTGACGAGCCGCCAACGGTTGGCCAGCCCTTCGGGTTCGAAGATGAGGAAGAGCACCAGCACCAGCCCGAAGACGCCTTCCTTCATGGCCAGCAGGGCGCCGCTTAGGTCGGTGAAGGCCGCGCCGGCGTGTTGGGCCAGGAAATTGAGGCACTCCGGCAGGATGGTGATGAAGACCGCGCCGAACACGCCGCCGATGACGCTGCCCAGGCCCCCGATGATGATCATGGCCAGATAGCTGACCGACAGCCCGATGCCGAACTGTTCCGGGGTGATGTACATGGTGTAGCTGGCCCACAGCGCCCCGCCGACGCCGGCCAGGAAGGAACTCAGGCCAAAGGCCCGCAGCTTGTAGGCGAAAAGGTCCACGCCCACGATCTCGGCCGAGAGGTGGTAGTCGCGGATGGCGACAAAAGCCCGGCCCAGGCGGGTGCGCATGACGTTGGAAACGGCCAGCACGCACAGCACGGCCACGCCCAGGGTCAGATAGAACATCTTGAGGTCGGTGTCGAAAGCGAAGCCGGCGATGGACGGCGCGTCCAAGGCCATGCCGCCCGAGCCGCCGGTGACGGCGTCCCAGTGCAGGAACACGTATTCGAGGATGAGCTGGGCGGCCAGGGTGGCGATGGCCAGATAGATGCCCTTGAGGCGCAGGGAGGGCAGGCCGAAGACCATGCCGGTGAGGGCCGTGACCAGCCCGGCCCCGGGCAGGGCCAGCACAAAGGGCAGGCCCAGGTTGGCCAAATAGGCGGCGGTATAGGCTCCGACGCCGAAAAACGCGCCGTGGCCCAGGGAAATCTGGCCGCAGGAGCCGGTGAGGAGATTGAGGGACACCGCGCCGATGACCGAGATGTTGATCAGGCACAGGATGGAGACGAGGTACTTGTTCATGGCCCAGGGGGCCAGGCACAGGGCCGCGAAGAACAGGGCCAGGGCGATTTTCTGGAACCGGCTGGGAAAGAGCTGGGCCTCGCCGGCATAGGTTCGGAAAAACAGGCCGCATTGTCCGTGCATGGGCTACACCCGCTCGATTTCCCGGGCGCCGAAGAGCCCGTAGGGTTTGATCATGAGGATAAGGACCAGGAAGATGAAGGCGGCCACGTCCTTAAATCCCCCCAGGCCCAGGAATTCCTTGGCCGCGCCGTCGCAGACGTTCTCCAGCACCCCGATGACCAGGCCGCCCAGGGCCGCGCCGAGCAGGCTGTCCAGCCCCCCCAGGATCACGGCCGGGAAGACTTTGAGGCCCAGGTGCCCGAGCTGGGCGTTTATGCCGTTGATGTTGCCCAGGATGATGCCGCCGATGGAGGAGACCATGGCGGCGATGCACCAGGACAGGGCGAAGATGTTTTTGATGCCGATGCCCATGCTGGCGGCGGCCTGCTGGTCAAAGGCCGTGGCCCGCATGGCGATGCCCAGGCGCGAGTATTTGAAAAAGGCCGAGAAGATGAGGAACAGGATGATGGAGAGGGCAAAGGCGGCCAGATAGACCGGGGCCACGGGCAACCCGGCGATCATCACCGGCTCCTGGGGCAACACCGGCGGGAACACCTGGATTTGCGTGCCCCAGAAAAGCTGGACCAGGGATTTGAGCACCGAGGACAGGCCGATGGTGACCATGATGACGCTTATTATGGGTTCGCCGATCATGGGGCGCAGGATCAGGCGTTCGATGGCGATGCCCAGAATAAACGAGAAGGCGAGCGTCAGGAAAAAGGCGGCCAAAAAGGGCAGCTTGGCCTGGACGGTCAGGGAAAAGCAGATGTAGGCCCCGACCATGACCAGCTCGCCCTGGGCGAAATTGACCACCTTGGTGGCCTTGTAGATAATGACGAAGCCCAGGGCCACCAGACTGTAAATGCTGCCGATGACCAGACCCGAAACGAGCAGTTGCAGGTAGTATTCCACGACATTTCCTCATGTTTCGGCCGCGTCGCGCGGCCGGGTGCGGCCGTCTCGTGCCGCGTCCCCTTGACTCGACGAACGTATGACTCAAGGGACGCGGCGCTAGGCCACGTCTTCCAGGCGCAGTTCGCCGCACATCTCCCGGACGCTGCCGTCCTGGTATTTGATCTCGGCCCGAAGATGAAGCGTACAGGCGTCGGCGTAGAGGGCCTCGATAAGGCCGGCGTAACGCTGCCCGACCACGGCCCGGCGCACCTTGCGGGTGCGGGTCAGCTCGCCGTCGTCGGCGTCGAGTTCCTTGAACAGCAGGGCAAAGCGTTTCACGCGCATTTCCGGGGCCAGGGCGGCGTTTAGGCCGGCGATTTCGTCGCGTACCAATGCGTAGACCTCGGCCTTGGCGGCCAGGTCCTGATACGTGGTGTAGGTCAGGCCCCGGGATTCGGCCCAGCGGCCGACGATCTCGGCGTCGATGCAGACGATGGCGGCCAGATGGCCGCGGCCGTGGCCCAGGACCACGGCTTCCTTGACGTAGGGCGAGAACTTGAGCTTGTTCTCCATGAACTGCGGCGAGAACTTGAAGCCACCCTCCAGGGCCATGACGTCCTTGACCCGGTCGATGACCACCAGCCGGCCGGCCTCGTCGAAATAGCCGGCGTCGCCCGAGCGCAGGCGGCCGTCGTCGGTCAGGGTCTCGGCCGTGGCTTCGGGGTTTTTGTAGTAGCCAAGAAAGACCGACGGGCTTTTGGACAGGATCTCGCCGTCTGCGGCAATGGTCAGCTCGGTGTCCGGGATGGGCTGGCCCACCGAAGTGAAATCCACGGCCCCGTCGCGGTGGATGCAGGAGATGCCGGCGATTTCGGTCTGGCCGTATATCTGCTTGAGATTGACGCCCATGGCGTGGAAAAAGCGGAAAGCGTCGGGACCAAGGGCCGCGCCTCCGGTGCTGGCCGAACGGACGTTGGAAAAGCCGAGCCGGTCTTTAAGCGCCCGGAAAAGGCAGGCCCAGGCGAGAAAATAGGCCAGACGCAGGGTCAGGCCCGGCTTGCGGCCGGCAAAGCGGGCATCGGCGTAGCGGATGCCGATGGGCAGGAATTTTTCGTAGAGAAAGCGTTTGAGCGGCGTAGTCTCCATGATCTTGACCCGCACCCGGGCGGCCAGATTTTCCCAGACGCGCGGGGGGGAGAAGATGACGTGGGGACCGATCTCCCGGATGTTTTCCTGCACCGTGTCCGGGTCTTCGGGGAAATTGACCGTGAAGCCGAAAAGGAGCGCCGAGGCGGCGGCCATCATCTGTTCGCCCATCCAGGCCAGCGGCAAAAAGGAGATGAATTCGTCAGTCTCGCGCTTGGCGTCCACCAGCCCCAGGTTGTGGGCCATGGCCAGGAGGTTTTTATGCGAGAGCAGGGCCAGCTTGGGCCGGCCGGTGGTGCCGGAGGTGGTGGCGATGAGGCAGGGATCGTCCGGAGACAGTTCCCGGGTCCAGGCCTCGAACTGCCCGGCCTGGTCGCGGCCGAGTTCGCGCACGGCCTCGAAGCTGACCAGCCCGGGTTCGTCCAGTCCGGCCAATCCCTTGGGATCGTGATAGACGATGTGGGCCAGATGGGGCAGCTCGGGGCGGATGCCCAGGATCTTGTCCACCTGCTCCTGGTCCTCGGCGACGACCAGCCTTGCTTCGGACAGTTGGAAGATGTGGGCGATCTCCTCGGCCGGGGCGTCCTGGTACAGGCCCAGGGCAATGCCGCCCAGGGCCTGGATGGCCAGCTCGGCAAAGAGCCATTCCGGCCGGTTGTCGCCGATAAGGATGATGATGTCGCCCCGGCCCAGGCCGTATTTTTTGAGGCCGCCTGCAAATTCGGCCGCGGCGGCGAGGTAGTCGCTCCAGGAAAAGCGCTGCCACACGCCCCACTGTTTTTCGCGCAGGGCGGTCTTTGCGCCATGGGCGCGGGCGCGCCGCAGCAGCAGGCCGGGCAGGGTGTCGTCGTAGGGTTTCGGGGCGTCGCCCATTGTCACATCCGCGTATCGGTTATCGGTTGCCGGACGCCTAGCGTCCCAGAAAAACCGCGTCTTCGCCGCCGAGGTAGGCGGCTACCACGGCCGGATCGGCCATGACCGCTTCGGGCGGGCCTTCGGCCAGCACCCGACCGAAATCCAGGACCACCACCTTGCTGGAGATGTCCATGACCACGCCCATGTCGTGCTCGACGAGCAGCACGGTCATGCCCCATTCTTCATTGATATCGAGGATATAACGGGCCATGTCCTCGGTTTCCTCAAGATTCATGCCGGCCATGGGTTCATCCAGCAAAATGAGGTCGGATTCGGCAGCCATGGCTCGGCCGAGTTCCACCCGTTTTTGCACGCCGTAGGGCAGCTTGCCGGCTGGATGGTGGCGGTAGGGCGAAAGCCGCAGAAAATCGATGACATCCTCCACCCGGCGGCGGTGGGCGTCCTCGGCCCGGCGGGCCGGCCCGAAGTAGAGGATGGAGGCCAGCAGGCCGTAGTCCATGCGGGCGTGGCGGCCGACCATGAGATTATCGAGCACCGAAAGGCCCTTAAACAGCGCGATATTTTGAAAGGTGCGCGACAGGCCAAGGCTGGTGCGGGCGTGGGCCGGCACGGCCAGCAGATCGCGCCCGCCCAGGCTGATCCTCCCGGAGTCCGGGGTGTAGCGGCCGCTTATGCAGTTGAGCATGCTGGTCTTGCCGGCGCCGTTGGGGCCAATGAGCGAGACGATGCCGCCTTTGTCCACGGTGAAGCCGACGCCGGTCAGGGCCGCGATGCCCCGGAAGGTCAGGGTGACGTTGTCGATTTCCAGAAAGGGCATCAGCTCGTCCACTCCTCTTCAAAGTCGGCGGCGGAAACGAGCTTGTACCCCTTGCGTTCGATGGCCCCGGCCACCAGATACGGATCGTCCACAGCCAGCCGGATGACCACCATGCGCCGGTCGTTGTGATAAAAGGTGCCTGTGGCGATGATGCTGACGCCAAGATCGTTGATGATGCCGGAGACTTCATGAAGGACGCCGGTGCGGTCTTCCACCTCGAAGACAATGCGCGAACCGCCTTGCTTCAGCCCCATTTCCTCGACCAGCACGTCAAGCATGACCGAGCGGGTGATGTAGCCCACGAGCTTTTGCTGGTCGCCCACCACGGCCAGTCCGGCCAGATTCTTTTGGTGCATGATTTCGGCGGCCTGCTCGATCTCCATTTCCGGATGCACGGCGATGATGTCCTTGCGCATGATTTTTTGCACGGTGAGCTTGGACAGGAGGTAGAGCGCCTCGTGCTTTTCCAGGGTGGTCATGATGGAGGGCAGGGCCAGGGCGATGTCTTCCTTGCGCACGTAGCCGAGCAGCTTCCTGTCGTCGTCAACGACAAGAAGCATCCAGAAATCGCTGCCTGTAAGCAGTTTGTCCGCGTCAAGAACCGGCGTTTGCGGCGTGACTTTTTTGAAGTCCTTGAGCATCTTGAGACCGACGTACATAATTCGCCCTCCCATGGAAGGATGCGATGCGTGCGCGCCTCCGCTGCTGTGCAGGGAAGCTTGGAAAGGAGCCCTGTGCTGATGGTGCTGATGAGAACCGTCGAAAGAAATTTCATTGTTAACGTATTGAACAATAAAACATGTTATTTCCTTTGTGTGTCTCGGTCAAGGCTGAAACAATGTAGTTGTGTTAGAAACAGTTGGCATGCGTAGCAGTTTGTGCCCATGCTGTGCTTTCGTCATGGCGCTGTGGTTTCGAAGCGTCCCTGATTCCGCTTTCTGCTCGCTAGTCATTGTCAATATTCTGATTTTTACTAATAAGTTAAGCCAGCCAGTGCGGCATTGGTCTGCGGGCAGCCTGACGCTGGCATGGCGCATCAGCTTGCCCACGGCCGCGACCATGCCTCCTCCGTGTCGGATGTGTATGACGCATCGAAATCGGAAGCCGTATAGAGCCGCCACTGCCGAATCTGCCTCGCACACTTCTGGCCGACATGGCTGGCGCGGAGCGGGCGGTTTCAAGCGCGCTTGGACTTTTGTTTGCTCGTGAGCGGTTTGAGCGAAGCGGTCTGGCGAAGGTGGTGCTGTCGGACGCCGCCTTAGAGGCAACTGCGCCCCTGAAGTACGGGCTTACCCGTCCTGGCGACTGTTCGGCGGCGGATCGCCGGAATGCAATATCTATCCGGCGAAGGACGGTTTCGTCGCGGTTGCTGCCCTGGAGGCATGTTTCCGTGAGCGGCTGTTCGCCTAACTCGGCGGGGTGAGTACGGCCGGAGAACTGTAACCGGTCAATCAACCCCTTCTTACGCCGCTTGAGTTTTCTGTCATGGTTTATCCCACAGGAGGGCGACCATGGCAGCGTCATCAGCAGAGCTCAGTTTCGAGAAGGCGGCGTACTGGTCTGAACATATTGAGGCTTGGCATCGTAGCGGCCTGAGCCAGGGGGCTTACTGCCGGCGGCAGGGTCTTTCCCAAAGTTCCATGGGCTATTGGCGGAAGCGTTTGGAGGCAGCGACTGGCAAGGAGGGCGCGTCCTGCGTCACCCTCGTTCCCGTGCCTCTGCCGGCGTCGGCCCAGGCGGACATGGCAACCGTGCCGGCACCGATCCTAGTGCACGTGGGCAACGCCTTTCGCATCGAGATCAGAGGCAACTTCGCCGCGCCGGTGCTGGAAAAGCTTGTCCGCACGCTGACACGGCTATGATGTCGCCGGTAAGCGGCGTCCGGGTTTATTTGGCTCTGGGAGCCACAGACATGCGCAAGTCCATCGACGGGCTGTCCATCCTGGTTTCACGGCAGCTGCAACTCGATCCGTTTGCCGGTCACCTTTTCGGCTTTTGCAACCGCAGCCGGACGATCATCAAGCTGCTCTACTGGGATCGCAACGGCTTTTGTCTGTGGCACAAGCGTCTGGAGCGGCATGTGTTTCGCTGGCCAACCCGCGAGGCGGAGGTGCTTGCCATTGACTCCCGGCAACTGGCCTGGCTGCTTGATGGTCTCGATCCCCTGGCCGTGACGGGACACTCCCGTCTGGAGTATTCGACGCTCTTTTAGACAGTATTGCCTTGATTAAATTGAATAATAATGAGAGATTGTTCGGGCCGTGGACATCAATTCCCTCCCTGACGACCCTGCCGCACTGAAAGCTCTCATTGTCAACATGGCTGCCAGTCAGGCTGACCAGCAAGAGCACATCGTCCAACTTGAGCAGCGCCTTCAGCTCCTGAACCTGATCATTTACGGCCCGAAGTCCGAGAAAAAGCCCCGTACCGGCCAGGAGCAGCAGCTCTCCCTGTTCGACGAGGCCGAGCAGACTGCGGAGGAGCACAAACCGCAGACCTTCGAGGAGGCCTGCGCCCCGGCGAGCACCCGCCGCAAACGCGGCCGTCGCCCCATCCCTGCGGATCTGCCCCGGGTGGAGATCATCCACGACCTGCCGGAATCGGAGAAGACCTGCCCCTGCGGCGCTGAGCTGGTCCGCATCGGTGAGGAAGTCAGCGAAAAGCTCGACATCGTGCCGGCCAAAATCCAGGTCATCCGCCACATCCGGCCAAAATACGCCTGCCGTACCTGCGAAGGTGTGGAGGACGATGGGCCGACGGTGAAAACCGCGCCCATGCCACCCCAAATCATCCCCCAGGGCATCGTGACTCAGGGCCTTTTGGCCCATGTCGCCGTGGCCAAGTATGCCGACGCGCTGCCCCTGTACCGCCAGGAGGATCAGTTCGCTCGCCTGGGGCTGGACATCTCCCGGGGAACCCTGGCTGGCTGGATGATCCGCGTAGCCAAGTCCTGCGATCCGCTCATCGACATGATCATCGCTGAAATTCGTTCCGGCCCCATCGTCAACATGGACGAAACCACGGTCCAGGTGCTTGCCGAACCAGGCCGGGCCAACACCACGAAATCATTTATGTGGGTCGCCCGGGGCGGAACACCGGGAAAACCGGTCGTCCTGTTTCGCTATCATCCGACCCGGGCCGGCAGCGTGGCTGCGGAAATTCTTGGCGATTTCAAAGGCTATCTGCAGACCGACGGCTACAGCGGCTATGAGGCCCTGGGCGAACGGGAAGGCCTGCGCCATCTCGGCTGTTTGGCCCATGTCCGGCGCAAGTTCGTCGAGGTCGAGAAGTCCGCTGGCAAGAAGGCCAAAGGCGGCACGGCCCATGCCGTCCTCGATCTGATCGGCAAACTCTACGGCGTGGAGCACCAAGCCGAAAGGCAACAGCTCAATCCGGAGCAGATCAAGGTCCTGCGAGCCGAAAAATCCAGGCCGATCCTGGACAAGCTTAAGGCGCTGCTCGATGCACGCGCCGCCACCACCCCGCCCAAGAGTCTGCTCGGCAAGGCCATTGGCTATGCTATCAAACAGTGGGAGCGGTTGGTCGTCTACCTGGAAGACGGCCGACTGCGTCCGGACAACAACCTGGCCGAAAACGCCATCCGCCCCTTTGCCGTGGGCCGCAAAAACTGGCTGTTCTCAGGCCATCCGCGCGGAGCCGACGCCTCGGCCACCATCTACTCCCTCATCGAAACGGCCAAGGCCAACGGGCTGGAGCCATACCGCTACCTGCGCCACCTCTTCGAGCACTTGCCGGCGGCAACCACTGACGCCCAACGCAAGGCCCTCCTGCCCCAGTACAGCGATCCTCAAAGCCTCATCATACCTGCCTGAGCTTATCCTGCTTCCTGCTCGCCCTAACAAGACGCGCCTTATTGAGCGCTTACGCTTCTCCAAAAGGAGGCGATACTCGAGATATATCGCAAGGAAGACCGTAACCAGCCAAATTAATGATATTTTCATTAAATTGGCCAACTCCTGGCAAACACTGCGAACGGCTGCATACCCCGGCTTTTCAGACCGCTGAGAAAGGGGAGGATTACCCTGCAATCCCAGGATGATAGCTTATCCACCCGGTTATCCAACGAGAAAAGAGGCTACGGATTGGCTCCGTAACCCCTTGAAAGAACTGGTCGGGATGAGAGGATTTGAACCTTCGCCCCCTGACCCCCTGGAAACCATCAAAATACTATCTTCTGTAATCATTGAATAAATTTTTGAATTTCACAACAAATCCGGACGATTTTACGACGTTTCCCGACATGATTGTCGTAAAGGGTGTCGTAAAGCCGGCAAGCGCTTTGATCCGGTACTTGATGATGAGGCCAGCGGTACATGCACTGCGGCTGCACCTCCGAGTGGACAAGGCCCGGACCTAACGACTGATGATACGGTCATGTCATGGGGCGGCGCGCATGGGTTCAATCCAATCCACAAGCTGCGCGCCTTTGGACGTAAAGCGCAGGGCAGCCTTGCCAACCAGCAATTCCGTACCGCCCGTTTTCTCACCATATTCGTTGATATCTGCCTCAGCCACCCCCTGACCGCGCCACTTGATAAATGACATCACCCAGCGAACGCCGAGGCTATTCCCTTTGTACGGCTCAAAAACAAAGTTCCCGGACCCTTTCGGCGATTCCACAAGGGACAGACCCGCAAAGACTGGCTCGAAAGCCTTCCCGTTCCAGCGAATGCGGTTAAATGCGCTGACGGAAACATCCGATTGGCCGATTGGCGCCAATATTTCCACCTGCGCGCCGCCGTCGAGGTTGCCGACGAGTTCCGGCCAGGACACGCCGCTGTGGTGGCAATAAAAAAACAGGGGGGTCGCAGGCCCGCGCACGTCATACACGTCGCCGACAGGCCCCAGCCACAACGTGTCCCCCGATCCAGACAGCACCCGGATTCTTGCCCCACCGCCAAAGAGGTCGGGAACATCCTCCAAAGCGATAACCCCCTGCCCAGCGTCAGGTCCGAGGTCAGCCTCAAAACGACGCGGCATCTCCCTGGCACAACGGAATTCTCCCGGATCGTTCTGCGCGGCGATATATTGCTCCACGGGGACCAAGCATTTGACATGCACAACCCCCCGTTTGCCGTCGTAACGCTCCACCTCGGCCCAGGCATTTTCCAAGCCGAGAATGCGAACCCACTCTCCGGCGTCAAGCGTGCCGAGAATCCTGGCCGTTTTATGGTCACGCCCACCCGCCGCACGCAGATTGTTCCCATTATCCACGCTTACCGCCACCTGCCCGGGCTGCAAGAGCTGGCCCCAGGCAATGGTCATAGGCAACAGTGCTGCTACACAACCCACAGCCAGAAGCAAACGGCGAAACACCGCGCCCGATGCCGCGAAATACGCCATGTGCCCCATAGCCCCTCCTCGTTGTTTGGGTGGTTGCACCGGGCGGCACGTTCTCCTGTCCGGCGTGCCGCGAGTCCGCTCAACCGGGGTCCCGCACCGGCCGTACCTTGGACGCGGCCAGGGCAAGCCCCCTCTCCACCAACTTCTCCACTTCGGCGTAGTTGTCAGGACGACAATACAGCCGGACATGCCGGAACCACTTATCACGTAGACTGATGACCGCAGGTCCTGGCGAGAAACGCACGCGACGCAATTCAGCGAACTCCAGGCGAGTGTTTTCCTGGGCTCGCGCCAGAAGGCCCGCTCCCGCCACCCCGGGCTTGCCCGCCAGGAGCCCCAGCAGCATGGCCAGACGGTTTCCCGCTTTAGCCCTGCGGCTGGCCACCAGGGCATTGACCCCGTCCTTGTCGATGACAAAGGCCAATTCCATACGGTTGCGAAAAACGATCAGCATAATCACTACAAACAGTACGGTAATACCGGCGCAGACAAGTCCGAAGAGCTGACAAACGC is from Solidesulfovibrio magneticus RS-1 and encodes:
- a CDS encoding phenylacetate--CoA ligase family protein, which produces MEATKPDSGFYNPLENMDREAAAARKFDRLRRLISHAYKRSREFQTRLDAAGLTPEDIASWDDFARIPPLGKKQLLALQDGGAGLARLLTGGVAGLRRIYQSPGPLYDPEGPGPDYWGWAEAFHAAGFAKGDLVQMTFSYHLTPAGLMLEEPLLELGCAVIPAGPGNTDVQIDLMTRLPVTGFVGMTSYLDVIADKAREHGLDPKRDFGLRVAFVAAERLPESLRHKVQDAFGMTIRQGYGTADVGCIAYECAALTGMHASSRGILEICEPGTGRPLPPGEMGEVVFTPFADAYPLIRLATGDLSKLDDTPCPCGRTSPRLAGILGRVDDTAKVKGQFIYPAQAAAVVAAFPAIVDWRIVVRNPDGKDVIEVRLCCDGPLDTAAFAACFQQRLKLRPQVIVLPPDAAESPGGPRLVDERRFD
- a CDS encoding ABC transporter ATP-binding protein is translated as MAGKIDAVDLLAVENLEVVYNDVALTLKGLSLRAGQGGITALLGANGAGKSTTLKAISGLLAGEDGAVTDGRIVFDGAPINHLPPERIVRLGVFQVMEGRRVFEDMSVEDNLRCGGVTRPAGEFKTGVERVYDYFPRLKERRQQLAGYMSGGEQQMLAIGRALIAKPRLLLLDEPSLGLAPLLVEEIFDIIRRINRDDGVTILLVEQNARAALGIADVGFIMENGRIVLDGTSAELLGNPDVQEFYLGLSHGGEKRRYRDVKHYRRRKRWLG
- a CDS encoding ABC transporter substrate-binding protein, translated to MKRMAQLLALAWTLTLAGPALAQETVNIGLLSDLSGPTSAVGVPYSEGVKDAAKYLNENGGIAGKPINLIEVDYAYNAQQALAAYKRFTSQDKIVALQGWGTQDTEALTKFVGKDQIPTLSASYSAHLTDPAKAPYNFFVAADYSTQIRGALKYFKANWKESRPPKVAFVYPDHPYGLVPIPAAKEYAKELGFEIVGDETVALNAMDAMAQMLRLQKLAPDYVWIGGTTPSAAVIMKDAQKLGFKTTFFCNIWGVDESLFKLAGDAANGAYSLQTAVVYGQKVPGMAVIEKMTGGAPKMTHYIRGFASMLVMAEGLKKAAAKGPLTGPAIKDALETLRDYDPMGLTPPISFFPNDHRPNMAVIIYKVEGGKMVETATETLERKPEWLGK
- a CDS encoding branched-chain amino acid ABC transporter permease, with the protein product MHGQCGLFFRTYAGEAQLFPSRFQKIALALFFAALCLAPWAMNKYLVSILCLINISVIGAVSLNLLTGSCGQISLGHGAFFGVGAYTAAYLANLGLPFVLALPGAGLVTALTGMVFGLPSLRLKGIYLAIATLAAQLILEYVFLHWDAVTGGSGGMALDAPSIAGFAFDTDLKMFYLTLGVAVLCVLAVSNVMRTRLGRAFVAIRDYHLSAEIVGVDLFAYKLRAFGLSSFLAGVGGALWASYTMYITPEQFGIGLSVSYLAMIIIGGLGSVIGGVFGAVFITILPECLNFLAQHAGAAFTDLSGALLAMKEGVFGLVLVLFLIFEPEGLANRWRLVKAYWKLYPFAH
- a CDS encoding branched-chain amino acid ABC transporter permease, which produces MEYYLQLLVSGLVIGSIYSLVALGFVIIYKATKVVNFAQGELVMVGAYICFSLTVQAKLPFLAAFFLTLAFSFILGIAIERLILRPMIGEPIISVIMVTIGLSSVLKSLVQLFWGTQIQVFPPVLPQEPVMIAGLPVAPVYLAAFALSIILFLIFSAFFKYSRLGIAMRATAFDQQAAASMGIGIKNIFALSWCIAAMVSSIGGIILGNINGINAQLGHLGLKVFPAVILGGLDSLLGAALGGLVIGVLENVCDGAAKEFLGLGGFKDVAAFIFLVLILMIKPYGLFGAREIERV